In the genome of Geotrypetes seraphini chromosome 16, aGeoSer1.1, whole genome shotgun sequence, one region contains:
- the LOC117350417 gene encoding olfactory receptor 10G7-like, which yields MEKINYTLVKEFILLGLPHANNLTIPLFIIFLLIYVCTLLGNLLILVTIRMNSRLHTPMYFFLFNLSFLDIWLSCVTVPKTLMNFLEIKVISFKGCVTQLYFFHFLASTECFLYTVMAYDRYAAICHPLHYTKIMSKRVCLQMAAGTWLTGSIHSTIHTVLTFRLPYCKSNLIEYFFCDIPPVLKLACSNTSVNEAVILVNIGIVASSCFLLILVSYGHIVLAILRISTAEGRRRTFSTCASHLTVVICFFGPVTFIYLRPHSVHSVDGAFAVFYTMVTPMLNPLIYTLRNKEVKSAIKKLTGRHIASINT from the coding sequence ATGGAGAAGATCAATTATACCTTGGTGAAGGAATTCATTCTTTTAGGCCTGCCACATGCAAACAATCTGACAATCCCCCTGTTCATAATTTTTCTGTTAATCTATGTCTGTACCCTACTGGGGAACCTTCTAATCTTGGTAACAATTAGGATGAATTCCCGACTTCATACCCCCATGTATTTTTTCCTCTTTAATTTATCTTTCTTAGACATATGGCTCTCTTGTGTCACTGTCCCTAAAACACTTATGAACTTTCTGGAAATAAAAGTCATTTCCTTCAAAGGTTGTGTCACCcaactttatttttttcatttcttggCAAGCACAGAGTGTTTCCTATACACGGTCATGGCATATGACCGTTACGCTGCAATATGTCACCCCTTGCATTACACTAAGATTATGAGCAAGAGAGTCTGTCTCCAGATGGCTGCAGGAACATGGCTGACTGGCTCCATCCATTCCACGATACACACCGTCCTAACTTTCAGGTTGCCCTATTGCAAGTCCAACCTAATTGAATATTTCTTCTGTGACATCCCTCCAGTTTTAAAGTTGGCTTGCTCCAACACCTCTGTCAATGAAGCAGTCATATTGGTCAACATTGGAATTGTTGCCTCAAGCTGTTTTCTTCTGATCCTGGTTTCTTATGGACACATTGTTTTGGCTATCCTGAGGATCAGCACAGCAGAAGGAAGGCGAAGGACCTTCTCCACTTGTGCTTCCCACCTCACTGTGGTCATTTGTTTCTTTGGACCAGTTACATTTATCTACCTGAGACCTCACTCTGTCCATTCGGTGGATGGAGCTTTCGCTGTTTTTTATACCATGGTTACTCCTATGTTAAACCCTCTCATCTACACTTTGAGAAACAAGGAAGTAAAATCAGCCATTAAGAAACTGACAGGGAGACACATAGCTtcaataaatacctaa
- the LOC117350420 gene encoding olfactory receptor 10G7-like: MERRNYTLVKEFVLLGLPHADELTIPLFLLFLFIYICTLLGNLLILITVRGDPHLHNPMYFFLMNLSILDIWLSSVTLPNMLTNFLEITKSISFSGCTVQLYFFHFCASTECFLYTVMAYDRYAAICHPLHYTKLMSKRVCLQMAAGTWLTGSIHSMIHTVLTFTLPFCRSNLIQYFFCDIPPLLKLACSSTFINEAVILANIGMVGLGCFLLILVSYGHIVLAILKISTAEGRRRTFSTCASHLTVVICFFGPPVVIYLRPHSIYSVDGAFAVFYTMVTPMLNPIIYTLRNKEVKVAIKKLMGRHMTSI; the protein is encoded by the coding sequence ATGGAGAGGAGGAATTACACCTTGGTGAAGGAATTTGTTCTCTTAGGACTGCCACATGCAGATGAACTGACAATCCCCCTGTTCCTGTTATTTCTCTTCATCTACATCTGCACCCTATTGGGGAACCTCCTAATCTTGATAACAGTTAGGGGAGATCCCCATCTTCATAATCCAATGTACTTCTTCCTCATGAATTTGTCTATTTTAGATATCTGGTTGTCTTCTGTTACTCTTCCCAACATGCTTACGAACTTCCTGGAAATAACAAAATCCATCTCATTCTCTGGGTGCACCGTGCAACTATATTTCTTTCATTTCTGTGCAAGTACAGAGTGTTTTCTTTACACAGTCATGGCATATGACCGTTACGCTGCAATATGTCACCCCTTGCATTACACTAAACTCATGAGTAAGAGAGTCTGTCTCCAGATGGCTGCAGGAACATGGCTGACTGGCTCCATCCATTCCATGATACACACCGTCCTAACGTTCACATTGCCTTTTTGCAGGTCCAATCTAATTCAATATTTCTTTTGCGACATCCCACCACTCTTGAAGCTGGCTTGCTCTAGCACCTTTATCAATGAAGCAGTCATATTGGCCAACATCGGAATGGTAGGTTTAGGTTGTTTCCTTCTGATCTTGGTCTCTTATGGACACATAGTTTTGGCCATTCTGAAGATCAGCACTgcggaagggaggagaaggacattCTCCACTTGTGCTTCCCACCTCACTGTGGTCATCTGTTTCTTTGGACCCCCAGTGGTTATCTACTTGAGACCTCATTCTATATACTCAGTGGATGGTGCTTTTGCTGTGTTTTATACAATGGTTACCCCCATGTTAAATCCTATCATCTACACATTGAGAAACAAGGAAGTAAAGGTAGCCATTAAGAAACTGATGGGAAGACACATGACTTCCATCTAA